In Lineus longissimus chromosome 5, tnLinLong1.2, whole genome shotgun sequence, the genomic stretch aggactgatttggcctggctgtgaccgtctcatctctctcacccaCCATGTTgttaacacggtggagcagtcaggactgattcggcctggctgtgactgcctcatctctctcatcatgttgtcaacacggtggagcagcaaggactgatttggcctggctgtgaccgtctcatcactctcacccACCATATTgttaacacggtggagcagccaggactgattcggcctggctgtgactgcctcatctctctcgccatgttgacaacttgacagagcagccaagactgctgtggcctggctgtgactgtctcatctctctcatcatgttgtcaacacggtggagcagcaaggactgatttggcctggctgtgaccgtctcatctctctcacccaCCATGTTgttaacacggtggagcagtcaggactgattcggcctggctgtgactgcctcatctctctcatcatgttgtcaacacggtggagcagcaaggactgatttggcctggctgtgaccgtctcatcactctcacccACCATATTgttaacacggtggagcagtcaggactgattcggcctggctgtgactgcctcatctctctcatcatgttgtcaacacggtggagcagcaaggactgatttggtctggctgtgaccgtctcatcactctcacccACCATATTgttaacacggtggagcagtcaggactgattcggcctggctgtgactgcctcatctctctcgccatgttgacaacttgacagAGCAGctaagactgatgtggcctggctatgaccgtctcatctctctcaccatgctgtcaacacggtggagcagccaggactgatttggcctagctgtgaccgtctcatctctctcatcatactGTCAACAaggtggggcagccaggactgattcggcctggctgtgactgtctcatctctctcaccgtgcggTCAACAAGGTGGTGAAGCAAgggctgattcggcctggctgtgaccaaccgtctcatctctctcaccatgttggaaACACGGtgtagcagccaggactgattcggcctggctgtgaccgtctcaaaTCCCTTCAAGCAGTGACACACCACAGTGTGCTGGTCCAAGATAGTTGCGGTCagaatatatatttcaaaaaggtttaaaatttcccatggtttacaatttggacattttgatattttcttttaatGATACCTCTTTTATGGTATGATATTAAAAAGTATATCAGAGAAGATGTCATAGTatatatatcaaagaaatttctcatgtatctagatttgaaaagttacattATCTTAATaattaaatgattcttttaatgtgatattcctgatatttgtcctTTAAACCTGGCCtagaacacacctgtccaggaatgttgatgagaaatgcagagcacgctccctcttcttccagttcctagattcgccggccctcttataccaccaccttataccattatgaatattatcacgaagaaaaccccttcacctgaacttttcaagctgagctacacactgatttaggtgttcgagcactccagagaatgatTTGACATGTCGgtgctaaattcattatcagtgatgaacatttagtttgtaactacagtgatgagctgcaggcggatagattcaaattacatatcatcttcctggtcacctaaatcccacacccaaactgtcccttcaaatcacgtgcacggagctatataaatacgattgtcgtgtgcttgcgcacttccgactacaaaggaatcgaatcttaattcaaattcgccattgctgacatcatgggcgccaaagactatttcttttgaccctgttgacctcgcttctaaaaatttttttgagaaagccattcaaacattaaaatcaactacgaacatgaTCTATAATATCAcagagctatataaatgcgatatattaagaaataactgtcgcattatcgaattatacggttagcttggaactatttgtacccaattacccttccgccagcgtataacctcgtcacaatcatggcgcttcttcaatatgccgacgacttgaccaacgaaaatcccggtctaccattaaagccttgatggcctcggcggtttgacggttgcactgtggaatggttggtcacgagttcgaaccccggcgaatctattttttcgagatttttgaaaaatgttctcgttattattcattcatgtaagtttatcaggcgcggatccaagcgggtataccagacgcacggctcctaattgatgtaaacttttttaaattgacgactcatgaaattttggaacacatctgtccaggaatgttgatgagaaatgcagagcacgcttgcgcacttccgactacaaaggaatcgaatcttaattcaaattcgccattgctgacatcatgggcgccaaagactatttcttttgaccctgttgacctcgcttctaaaaacttgtttgagaaagccattcaaacattagattccagtcgattcttttggagtcggaagtgtgcaagcacacggcaatcgtatttatatagctccgtgcacgtgacttgaagggacaatttgggtgtgggatttaggcgaccagaaagatgatatgtaatttgaatctatccgcctgctcatcactgtagttacaaactaaatgctcatcactgataatgaatttagcgccgacttgtcaaaccattctctggagtgctcgaacacctagaatcagtgtgtacttcagcttgaaaagttcgggtgaaggggttttcttcgtgataatattcataatggtataagatgatgatAAGATGACGGgaaatctaggaactggaagaagaaggagcgtgctctgcatttctcatcaaaattcctggacaggtgtgttccaaaatttcatatcaataaggagccgtgcgtctagtgcacccgcttggatccgcgcctgataaacgcacatgaatgaataataacgagaacatttttcaataaaactcgaaaaaatagattcgccggggttcgaactcgtgaccatccagccacagtgcaaccgtctaaccgcagaggccatcaaggctttaatggtagaccgggattttcgttggtcaagtcgtcggcatattgaagaagcgccatgattgtgacgaggttacgctggcggaagagtaattgggtacaaagagttccaagctaaccgtataattcgataatgcgacagttatttcttgatatatcgcatttatatagctctgTGATATTATAGAtcatgttcgtagttgattttaatgtttgaatggctttctcaaaatgtttttagaagcgaggtcaacagggtcaaaagaaatagtctttggcgccaatgatgtcagcaatggcgaatttgaattagattccagtcgattcttttggagtcggaagtgtgcaAGCACAcagcaatcgtatttatatagttccgtgcacgtgatttgaagggacgatttgggtgtgggattaggcgaccagaaagatgatatgtaatttgaatctatccgcctgctcatcactgtagttacaaactaaatgctcatcactgataatgaatttagcgccgacttgtcaaaccattctctggagtgctcgaacacctagaatcagtgtgtacttcagcttgaaaagttcgggtgaaggggttttctccgtgataatattcatgatGGTGTAATATGATGGTATAAGAAGACCGgtgaatctaggaactggaagaagagggagcgtgctgagctcggtctctaaagtctggaggtccggattccgtgagcgctgacagtctagtggcgcggcccacggatagatcgagagggcggtttggggttccgccgaaggtgctcgcatgcattggtcgtatccccgaaacctttacaaaacaaaaaatctggtggcatcgatccaatgacggtaaaggaattgacggtgaaggatctcgtggcatatcggatgcgcatccgatgacggtaatatatacatatatatatgtgtatatgtgtatatgcgtatatatatatatatatatatatataaccgtcatcggatgcgcatccgatatgccacgagatcctttaccgtcaatttcttcacCGTCATCtaatgcgcatccgatatgccacgagatccttcaccgtcaattcctttaccgtcatcggatgcgcatccgatatgccacgagatccttcaccgtgaattcctttaccgtcatcggatgcgcatctgatatgccacgagatccttcaccgtcaattcctttaccgtcatcggatgcgcatccgatatgccacgagatccttcaccgtcaattcctttaccgttatcggatgcgcatctgatatgccacgagatccttaaccgtcaattcctttaccgtcattggatcgatgccaccagattttttgtttttgtaaaggtttcggggatacgaccaatgcatgcgagcaccatCGGTGGAACCCGAAACCgacctctcgatctatccgtaaggacacGCCACTAGAGTGACCGTCACgcttacggactccggacctccagacttcaGAGACCGAGCTTACCTTACAAATACTATTGcctactcggcgcctcacttatatgtgttgttttttcacatacattgttctcgtggtttacggaaaagtaggcctaaaatgttatagtgtctaaaaacaatattcagttaatggaattacacttttttccattactgcttgcttaaTATTGCCCTAttacctttttcatgaatcaattttgagcattatgtttacaacgtagatATTATAGCACAAagtatgagtctaaaatgccaaatacttgcaactattatgttaatcactgaaatcttagtgtactaattgctcgctataagctaggttatggcgcccctaaaccaacgtactgacaacgctacctccccggaaatcaaactttaacgtgagtaaattgtaatcttactctctatataccaaagtgatttacctaggaatacagttgaacttcactgaaaactaatgatgtgttgatgagttcaatgaatccttcgattcctttggttttcttggcgaactgacgtccgacaatgacccgttgacgtgtacctgcaatacgccattgccatagtgtgtaaacagatctattgttggacgaaactcagcccctcacaaactggtcgatttcgccaatgatgacactgcttctagggTGTACCACAGCCAACAAGGAGAGTTGCATCACCATCTCCATTCAAGTAGCCCTGGTATGGCTAGCACTCAATCTGAAAATGAGAGTAATATCTCTTGTCTGCTAGCCTAGAATAGATTGGTTGCCTGATGCCACtatactatagatccatgcacttgattgggaacaatgttTACATAACGTGGTGTTGATCATCGTCACGTCACAAGCagcatgcatttttacattagtgtaacgtgatGTGACGCGAaatcttcgtaaacgttgttcccaatcaagtgcaccGATCTATAGTATACACTGGTGGTTGTCTTTCAGGTTTGTCTTGCCAGGCATATTCACCATCAGTTCTTTGTCTTCCAGAGAAACGAAGTACTGTAAAGACATGCCCTCTCcctgatattgatgatgaaggACGGCATCATGTCGGTcgcagaaacagaagaagaattcAGTCCAATTCAGGAATCCAGTCCAAGTGAGGGACAAGATGAAAGATGCTCTTTTGAGAATATGCAAACAGAGCTGCACTGTAAAGGTGCTTTGCTTACGAAGGCGTGGTCAGACCTGTTTTGTTTCATTACAAAATATCAGGCAGAACTTGTGATGAAAGAAAATTCCGTTGAAATAGCAGAGAAGGAAATTAAGGAGAGGAAAAAGCAGTTGGAAGAAATGAAAACAGTTGCTGGTGATGATGAGAACTTACATGATGTGATTTGTGCAAAGGAAAGACTGCTGAGGAAAGCACAATCCGAACTTTCTGTCAAGGACAGGATGTTGCAAAGGGTGCAGTCCGACTTGTCCAGTaatacagaactgttagaaaaatCTGAATGTGATCTGTTAAAGAGACAAAATGAGCTTGTGCGATATCGAGGGAATGTTGAACAGTTGAAATCTGAGTTGAAAATTAAACAGGAACAAATACTTATCAAAGACACTTTGCTGAAAAAGTTACAGAATCAACTCATGAAGGAGAATGCGGAGCTGAAAGAACAGTTGGAGCTTGAACGACGGGCGCTGCAGTTAGAGAAACAATCTCATGACTTGACAAAAAGAACCATGTTGTCGCCGGGGCAGAAGCGTGCAGTAAGTGTATGGTACCTCTTACCGAAGACAGGTACAGGTAAAACACAATGATTTGTATTAGAGTTATAAAAAGCATATTTGGAAAAGATGTTGATAACTGGTGCTTCTGGCTATTTTAGATCAGGATCTTATTTTctgtgtgttgtttttttttcagaggaccactgctccttctggtgtGATTGAGATCCCAGATTCACCTCCAACCCTCGACCTCCCAGATGATCATGATTTTGGATTGTCCAACATTGTCTCAATGGCCGAATCGCAAGCAGAATCCTCCAAACGGGACCGAAGAATATCCTCACGACTGCCAAGCAGTGTGACAAGTGCATCTCAGTCATACTCTGATCATTCCAGCCGTTTGCCCCACATGCCCCCTGCCGATGCTTCATCTCAAATAAGTCCTGCAATGCCTCAAAGAGTCACCCAGTTCCCCAAAACATTTATTGGCTCAACTAGTGACAATGGGACGGTCAGTGAAACAATTGCTATGACAACGAGTGACACGTTTTTCCCACTTAGTGTATCCGAGGATACAAAGTCTGGTATTGACATTTTGGGTGGTATGAAAATAGACGCTGACATTCAAGGTGGTGTGCCTCAATCGGCGACCCCTAGCTCAGGTACAAGTGATAATGAAGGCCCAATGTCGGTCCCTGGGCCAATTGCAAGTCCAGGGATGTCTCCAGATGGCGGAGCAGACGGAAAGGTAGGAATCTGTTTTAGTCTGAATTTTCGATTTTACAGTGACGGCAGTCTGTTGTTGAGATGTGTAGCTGGGAGAAGTAATGAAGACTTCAGATGAAAAAGCCACTTCACAAAAATTATATTAAAGTAACGCTGACATCTGCCTCACATCTCCCAATTCATACAGAAGGCTGTAATAAAATAATTTGAGTTTTGTTGACTGAAGTTCTGGTGGTTTCCACCATGAAAAAATTGGTTCATTTAGAATGTATCTTCATCCAACATCAGTGTTTCGTGCCAGAAAGCAAGCCCTCTGGTGATGGTCAACAGATGTATGTCGTGGTTTTGTTCCGACTGGAGACACTTTATGAAAAAATCCTAGGTGAGGTTTTGATGAATTCCCTGCCGTGTGGTGTCAACTCTTGGGGAATACTTGGTCTTTCAGCAGTTTCATTTTAGTAATAGGTCTTGGAGTTGGATGGAAGAAGAGGATCTGATTTAGCTAATATGGCGTTGTCAGAAATAACGACCCAGTGTTCAGTTCGAAAATTCGAGTAAATGCATTGCATGAGAAATTTCTTTCCTCAGGGACGctaaattttttattttcagtggaTTTTAGACTTTTCTTGTTACTAATGCTAAATTTGATAGCTGGAGTGGAAAGTGCTCGATTTGAAGTCTCTGTGGATCATTGAATTTTCAGATTTGGATATTGGACCAAAAAATAAGCATTGTGCCTGTGAGGGTTGATCTGCAAGGATAAGATATTTTACAAGAAAAAAACTTCAGACTTCTTTCCTTTGCTCATTGGCATCCCTATTTCCTTCAGTTCCTCCCAACAAGTTGTGgtgaattatttttttcattccagATGTGGTTTATTGTCTCCTCTCAAAAGGACGAGATATTGTGAATAAGGGTAGATGTTGTGAATATTATTATAAAGAATGTGAATAAAGTGAAAGATACCAAAAACATGAAggtcttgttttgtttttcttacCCTCATCTATTCTCTTTCAGACAGATTGCATTGGACTTGATCTGCAGTGCGATGAGGAGGAGCCCATTGGGAGGGTGGGACCTGCTTGCCCACCAAAGGAAAAAGCGGACAATTTTGTGTGTAAAATTTGTGGAAATAGTTACAAAAGACGAGACAATCTTCGACGCCATCAACGCATTCATTTCGGCCTGATGAAAACTTGCGATCTTTGTCACAAACAATTTGCGGATAGCTGCGATCTGCGACGTCACCTTGAGAGTAAGCATGAAGGCATTCGCTACCCTTGTCCTCAGTGCCCCAAATCATACAGTAACAAACTAACACTACAAAAGCACATTGACACTCATAATGAAATATACAGGTACGTAGCTGTGAAATTTGAATTCTTGTTCTATTTTTAGTGCTCAAATCAAAAGTCTATTCCATTACTCTTTTGCTGGTTTCCCGCTTTGCTTCGACGGACTTTTGATTCCGTGATCCCTCCTGCACAGCAATTGTCAAAATGATGGACATGCTTGATTTTGAGGAGCAGTAGCATCACTAATGCTGTTCAGTCAAAGCATCTGCTGAACTAAGGACGTTTTGGCACAAGGGGCCTTTTAAAAATCTCCCGATTCCCTGCAGCCCAGCATCTTAAATGGTTGTAGTCCAGTTGCTCGTTGAAGAAAACCTGCGCAGTCACCTGAGTCAAGTTTATAACTAAGATGTCTGATCAGGTAGACAGTGCTGCTCATAGCAGATCAGCAGGAATAGGgagatgaatactgcctctaGTAAACTGCTAATGCCATGCTGAAAATGTGAATTTCACATGTTTCCCTTCCAGATACAAGTGCTCCAAATGTCCACGGGGTTTCAACACCGGCTCTACCTTTAAACAGCACATGGACCGGCACAATGGAATCAAGCCCCACCTATGTGCGTCCTGCGGAAAATTCTTTACACTTGCGGCGGATCGGAATCGTCATTATGTTAGCTGTGCAAATTTAGAGTCGTACATGTGCAGTGTTTGTGGAAAGACGTTCAAGGATATCCGCTATTTCAAGGATCACCAAAAATATCATAATGACCCGTCTTCTCTGAAGTGCAAGTTTTGTGAGAAGATATTGGCATTTAATTCTTGTCTTCGGAGACATATGAAACTCTGTAAGAAAAGACCAAAGTAGAATGTAGCTGGTTGTCTCCATTCTAGGTTATGCTAGTGGAACATTTCAAGTGGCTCAAAGTGTTATGTTTCATGTGAAATTTCAAATCCCAagcacagtggaacctctcccAGCAGACGCCTGAAAGATGATGTACGAGTTGGCGTCAAGGGACAGCGTCATGGCAGAGGTTGTGATTTTGTCAGTTAACCCCCTAACTTGACCCTATTCCTACGTGACTCATGCTTCTTTTTAAAACATTCCAAAGATGTCCCAGTGTACCGTAATCGATTGTTTATAAGCCTGAAATTCATCAGGCCGCCCTTCTTAGAACCATTTCTATACCATCCTTACCtacttacatgtatgtggaCTGGTGTTTTGTCTGCCCGTTGTAAAATTGGTACTTTCTGATACCAACTACGATAATTAACATCACTTCTGTATTATTGGGTTATTATATTGTAAACGTATTTGTATTATTTGGGGAAAATTAATCTAAAAGTTTTTATTAGTCTTCATGTTGCAACAGAGTATGTGTTTTTCCACGCTATTCATTCAAAATGCCCTTTCTTTACAAATTTCTTGTTCATTTCCAACTTTTTCAACAAAAGTAGTAAAGAAAATCTGAATTTGTTTTTGCAGGGGTCCTGGAAACGATCGCGTGGTCCTCATGTCTGCGGAGAATGTGGCAAGGTTCTGTCGTCTTCTCAGTCGCTCACTGTTCATTTAAGATTACATACCGGGGAGCGACCATTTCAATGTTCCAAGTGTAACAAGAGTTTCGTTCAGAAGGTGAATCTTCAAGTTCATATGAGGACTCACTCGGGCTATAAGCCGTTCGCTTGTCGGGACTGTGACGCCAGGTTTACTCAACAGAATGGATTACGAATTCATATCGTCAAGAAACATCCTAATTTTAAGAAGTCTGCCAGCTTGCTTTAAGCAAAATTCTGGCCAATCCTATCTGCCTGTAGGTTGGAATGGCATAACTTGTGGATCTGTTCCTAAAAGGTTTTGGCATTCTGAACATCATGAAAATAACGTCTTACTTCCATTTTAATACTCAAAAGAAATCATTTTGACCATTTTCATCATGTCTGTTCTTGGTGTATGTGTCTTTGTGTGTCTTTAGTCTGCTTTTGGTGTTGCAGACTTGACTCAGTGTTGTCCCCCTACAGTGTCCTCAATTACATTCATCAGAGATAGGCCGGGTTTACAAAGCATTCATGTCACGTGTCCCAGCTTgaactgtacattgtatgtatcCCACCTCTGTCACGTGTCACATGTGAAATATCACGAGGATAATTGACTTTAAGCTTGAATGACAAGAGAGAGCATTAGCAAAGTGACTCTGTGAAATGTCAGTAGCCCACTCTTGGGGAAAAGACTTGCTAAGTCTTAAGAAGTGACAACTTACTGATAGTGACAGCGTGAACTCTTTGTGAACCCAGTCTTCGAGGCAGGTTAAGTGCCTTATTCATTATCTGCTTGAATTGTTTGTGCATGTTGTAGGTTATCACTGGCTTGTGTACTGTATCATTGTTTCTTGTttgtatatacagtagaacctctctattgtgtaCACCGTAGGGACTGAGAGTTGCTGTCCTTTATAAACAGGTGTCCCAATACCAGAgggcaaattgaatgaaaatgaccaatttggcaccaaaatcagtgtcctccaTAGATGTTCAGTTTACAACAATAAAGGGGTTTACACTGAACGTGATAAAGGACAACTCGGTGgttaaaaataaatcaaaattatgACCAGATTTTCAGAGTTCATTATTCTGATTGTTGTTATGCATGCCCAAACTTTCCGTGAATGTAAGTTCACCCTCTTTCTGTATTCTAAGGTCAATTGCTGTGTCATATAAGGTGAGAATATATAATAAAAAGATGGTTAAAATATTGGACTTTTTCTGTCATTTTGTTTTTGGGATGCGCTTCCTCTATGAGAAAAGGGGTTGCCCTTGTAATGATCACAATGAGCTGCTTATTCAGTGATACAATCGAGCATTTCTAACCAGtaccactaccaccaccaccaccactaccaccaccactaccaccaccactaccactaCCACTACCATTACCACTACCACTACCACTACCATTTTTGACCAGAGAAGCCGGGCTAGACAAAGAGAATATGCCTCACACAGACagtggggttcgaaccaggAAACTCTGACTACTGACGCTGACGGAGAATGCTAATGTTGCTTTAATTCCATTGAAGCTAGTTTTCTAGAATCTCTTCTCTTTCTCATTTCAGAAGACGAGCGAG encodes the following:
- the LOC135487917 gene encoding uncharacterized protein LOC135487917 isoform X3, with the protein product MMKDGIMSVAETEEEFSPIQESSPSEGQDERCSFENMQTELHCKGALLTKAWSDLFCFITKYQAELVMKENSVEIAEKEIKERKKQLEEMKTVAGDDENLHDVICAKERLLRKAQSELSVKDRMLQRVQSDLSSNTELLEKSECDLLKRQNELVRYRGNVEQLKSELKIKQEQILIKDTLLKKLQNQLMKENAELKEQLELERRALQLEKQSHDLTKRTMLSPGQKRARTTAPSGVIEIPDSPPTLDLPDDHDFGLSNIVSMAESQAESSKRDRRISSRLPSSVTSASQSYSDHSSRLPHMPPADASSQISPAMPQRVTQFPKTFIGSTSDNGTVSETIAMTTSDTFFPLSVSEDTKSGIDILGGMKIDADIQGGVPQSATPSSGTSDNEGPMSVPGPIASPGMSPDGGADGKTDCIGLDLQCDEEEPIGRVGPACPPKEKADNFVCKICGNSYKRRDNLRRHQRIHFGLMKTCDLCHKQFADSCDLRRHLENTSAPNVHGVSTPALPLNSTWTGTMESSPTYVRPAENSLHLRRIGIVIMLAVQI
- the LOC135487917 gene encoding zinc finger protein 324B-like isoform X2 → MMKDGIMSVAETEEEFSPIQESSPSEGQDERCSFENMQTELHCKGALLTKAWSDLFCFITKYQAELVMKENSVEIAEKEIKERKKQLEEMKTVAGDDENLHDVICAKERLLRKAQSELSVKDRMLQRVQSDLSSNTELLEKSECDLLKRQNELVRYRGNVEQLKSELKIKQEQILIKDTLLKKLQNQLMKENAELKEQLELERRALQLEKQSHDLTKRTMLSPGQKRARTTAPSGVIEIPDSPPTLDLPDDHDFGLSNIVSMAESQAESSKRDRRISSRLPSSVTSASQSYSDHSSRLPHMPPADASSQISPAMPQRVTQFPKTFIGSTSDNGTVSETIAMTTSDTFFPLSVSEDTKSGIDILGGMKIDADIQGGVPQSATPSSGTSDNEGPMSVPGPIASPGMSPDGGADGKTDCIGLDLQCDEEEPIGRVGPACPPKEKADNFVCKICGNSYKRRDNLRRHQRIHFGLMKTCDLCHKQFADSCDLRRHLESKHEGIRYPCPQCPKSYSNKLTLQKHIDTHNEIYRYKCSKCPRGFNTGSTFKQHMDRHNGIKPHLCASCGKFFTLAADRNRHYVSCANLESYMCSVCGKTFKDIRYFKDHQKYHNDPSSLKCKFCEKILAFNSCLRRHMKLCKKRPK
- the LOC135487917 gene encoding uncharacterized protein LOC135487917 isoform X5, whose translation is MMKDGIMSVAETEEEFSPIQESSPSEGQDERCSFENMQTELHCKGALLTKAWSDLFCFITKYQAELVMKENSVEIAEKEIKERKKQLEEMKTVAGDDENLHDVICAKERLLRKAQSELSVKDRMLQRVQSDLSSNTELLEKSECDLLKRQNELVRYRGNVEQLKSELKIKQEQILIKDTLLKKLQNQLMKENAELKEQLELERRALQLEKQSHDLTKRTMLSPGQKRARTTAPSGVIEIPDSPPTLDLPDDHDFGLSNIVSMAESQAESSKRDRRISSRLPSSVTSASQSYSDHSSRLPHMPPADASSQISPAMPQRVTQFPKTFIGSTSDNGTVSETIAMTTSDTFFPLSVSEDTKSGIDILGGMKIDADIQGGVPQSATPSSGTSDNEGPMSVPGPIASPGMSPDGGADGKTHTVHIGSFHSEDSGDQAVFPCSICGKHLAFRSALESHLRIHTGEKPFKCSYCGKGFKRQDTRKIHERIHTGEKPFKCDLCLKSYSDRSSLRKHILAHMHSLVS
- the LOC135487917 gene encoding uncharacterized protein LOC135487917 isoform X4, which produces MMKDGIMSVAETEEEFSPIQESSPSEGQDERCSFENMQTELHCKGALLTKAWSDLFCFITKYQAELVMKENSVEIAEKEIKERKKQLEEMKTVAGDDENLHDVICAKERLLRKAQSELSVKDRMLQRVQSDLSSNTELLEKSECDLLKRQNELVRYRGNVEQLKSELKIKQEQILIKDTLLKKLQNQLMKENAELKEQLELERRALQLEKQSHDLTKRTMLSPGQKRARTTAPSGVIEIPDSPPTLDLPDDHDFGLSNIVSMAESQAESSKRDRRISSRLPSSVTSASQSYSDHSSRLPHMPPADASSQISPAMPQRVTQFPKTFIGSTSDNGTVSETIAMTTSDTFFPLSVSEDTKSGIDILGGMKIDADIQGGVPQSATPSSGTSDNEGPMSVPGPIASPGMSPDGGADGKTDCIGLDLQCDEEEPIGRVGPACPPKEKADNFVCKICGNSYKRRDNLRRHQRIHFGLMKTCDLCHKQFADSCDLRRHLERVLETIAWSSCLRRMWQGSVVFSVAHCSFKITYRGATISMFQV
- the LOC135487917 gene encoding zinc finger protein 853-like isoform X6, producing the protein MMKDGIMSVAETEEEFSPIQESSPSEGQDERCSFENMQTELHCKGALLTKAWSDLFCFITKYQAELVMKENSVEIAEKEIKERKKQLEEMKTVAGDDENLHDVICAKERLLRKAQSELSVKDRMLQRVQSDLSSNTELLEKSECDLLKRQNELVRYRGNVEQLKSELKIKQEQILIKDTLLKKLQNQLMKENAELKEQLELERRALQLEKQSHDLTKRTMLSPGQKRARTTAPSGVIEIPDSPPTLDLPDDHDFGLSNIVSMAESQAESSKRDRRISSRLPSSVTSASQSYSDHSSRLPHMPPADASSQISPAMPQRVTQFPKTFIGSTSDNGTVSETIAMTTSDTFFPLSVSEDTKSGIDILGGMKIDADIQGGVPQSATPSSGTSDNEGPMSVPGPIASPGMSPDGGADGKGSWKRSRGPHVCGECGKVLSSSQSLTVHLRLHTGERPFQCSKCNKSFVQKVNLQVHMRTHSGYKPFACRDCDARFTQQNGLRIHIVKKHPNFKKSASLL
- the LOC135487917 gene encoding zinc finger protein 236-like isoform X1; translation: MMKDGIMSVAETEEEFSPIQESSPSEGQDERCSFENMQTELHCKGALLTKAWSDLFCFITKYQAELVMKENSVEIAEKEIKERKKQLEEMKTVAGDDENLHDVICAKERLLRKAQSELSVKDRMLQRVQSDLSSNTELLEKSECDLLKRQNELVRYRGNVEQLKSELKIKQEQILIKDTLLKKLQNQLMKENAELKEQLELERRALQLEKQSHDLTKRTMLSPGQKRARTTAPSGVIEIPDSPPTLDLPDDHDFGLSNIVSMAESQAESSKRDRRISSRLPSSVTSASQSYSDHSSRLPHMPPADASSQISPAMPQRVTQFPKTFIGSTSDNGTVSETIAMTTSDTFFPLSVSEDTKSGIDILGGMKIDADIQGGVPQSATPSSGTSDNEGPMSVPGPIASPGMSPDGGADGKKTSEFKGDLLAALSLIGAGDCATQIGPVSGNVSVTGTPTTRGPIVDVSSPVILVTTNVGSSTRACASDDRSEPTEKRKPGQKRFKCPVCEKAFKKHGEMINHGRTHTGDKPFKCSFCPKAFAVEAKVKYHEMIHTGERPWKCTICGKECISITALRHHLLTHKELTSGIDSVMEVRRLALVEGSTTKSTKCQICQKDVRGVGNYRKHLVWHEELAPLIHIMCSEQKRARKIQSQGPKEQLQCPVCAKVFKKKYCLRDHMLIHTGEKPFLCSICGKGYRTEVILKQHEQTHSDIKPPKTQQCPNCNKAFKDITALREHERIHTGEMPCTCQLCGKSFRFKSNLRAHFLTHQKKI